The following coding sequences lie in one Aspergillus luchuensis IFO 4308 DNA, chromosome 8, nearly complete sequence genomic window:
- a CDS encoding uncharacterized protein (COG:G;~EggNog:ENOG410PFSN;~InterPro:IPR020846,IPR011701,IPR036259;~PFAM:PF07690;~SMCOG1005:Drug resistance transporter, EmrB/QacA;~TransMembrane:12 (i108-130o145-166i173-191o203-224i236-257o263-283i329-355o375-399i419-439o445-467i479-505o511-533i);~antiSMASH:Cluster_8.4;~go_function: GO:0022857 - transmembrane transporter activity [Evidence IEA];~go_process: GO:0055085 - transmembrane transport [Evidence IEA]), which produces MLYGAGHLWGTSFSRQKSLTHVTISAVMPPPDCSQQQIAPKADGSRADLGNVPITLDELEIDSHPASRLHTEGPSSAQESVIVTWNGEDDPKDPYNWPLSKKWQATGIGLLASFVCSMNGTILTVAHTAIGDEFHISDATFPNTYWLTTSWGIGAALCPLLLFPVMEDFGVRPVLLTTYFCFIAFLIPVGLAPNFATLIVVRFFSGGCVPLISDAVAGISSNVFHGDRARSVPICLYVTIYLGATSLGPVVGSAILQFLSWRWIGYIELIWTAALFPILIFGLPESRGPAILRAEAKRLRREGANAYATEKIDRGALPQLILQSVQRPLYMLCTEGVVFVATVWAAFSLGTIYLFTQSVEQVYKELYNWDSIQCGYVQVAIVIGELLGGGFCILTDPWYYASATRNTEAPGTPIPEARLHASIIGGLFGVTGGMFVYGWTSYTSIHWMAPTVGLAMVGFGTTAVIVGNANYLIDAYSKYAASALGAVGFVENISIAFVPLAAAALYTNIGFQWASSLLAFVSLALVATPFVVLQWGKEIRSYSPFMQEATVERRSVNAAAAGV; this is translated from the exons ATGCTATACGGAGCTGGCCATCTTTGGGGGACCTCCTTCTCACGCCAGAAGAGCTTGACACACGTCACCATCTCTGCTGTGATGCCACCCCCGGATTGTTCGCAGCAACAGATTGCACCGAAAGCAGATGGCTCTAGAGCCGATCTTGGAAACGTACCGATCACACTAGACGAGCTCGAAATCGATTCGCACCCCGCATCGCGCCTTCATACTGAAG GCCCAAGCTCTGCTCAAGAGAGCGTGATTGTCACGTGGAACGGAGAGGATGACCCCAAAGATCCATACAACTGGCCCCTTTCTAAGAAATGGCAAGCCACGGGCATTGGCTTGCTTGCGAGCTTTGTCTGCTCGATGAATGGGACCATCCTAACGGTGGCTCACACGGCCATTGGGGACGAATTTCACATCTCCGATGCGACGTTCCCCAATACTTACTGGCTAACAACATCTTGGGGTATCGGGGCCGCACTGTGCCCGCTTCTTCTGTTTCCTGTGATGGAGGACTTTGGCGTTCGACCTGTCCTTCTCACCACCTATTTTTGCTTTATTGCTTTTTTGATTCCTGTAGGGCTGGCACCAAACTTTGCCACCCTGATTGTAGTTCGATTCTTCAGCGGAGGATGTGTTCCGCTGATAAGCGACGCCGTTGCCGGTATTTCATCGAATGTCTTTCACGGCGATCGAGCCCGGAGTGTCCCAATTTGTCTGTACGTGACCATCTATCTGGGGGCAACAAGTCTGGGCCCGGTGGTTGGCTCTGCCATCCTGCAATTCCTGTCATGGCGCTGGATTGGGTACATCGAACTGATCTGGACCGCTGCCCTATTTCCGATTCTGATCTTCGGTCTGCCAGAGAGCCGCGGGCCGGCGATCTTGCGCGCTGAGGCCAAACGACTGCGCCGCGAGGGGGCGAACGCATACGCGACTGAGAAGATTGATCGAGGAGCATTGCCTCAGCTTATCCTACAGAGCGTTCAACGGCCTCTGTACATGCTATGTACTGAAGGGGTCGTGTTCGTTGCGACGGTGTGGGCTGCCTTCAGCTTGGGAACAATCTATCTTTTTACGCAATCGGTCGAGCAAGTATACAAGGAGCTATATAATTGGGATTCTATCCAGTGTGGGTATGTCCAAGTTGCGATTGTGATCGGGGAACTTCTGGGCGGTGGATTTTGCATCTTAACCGATCCCTGGTACTATGCATCCGCGACCCGCAATACCGAGGCACCGGGCACGCCGATCCCGGAGGCTCGACTTCATGCATCGATCATTGGTGGACTCTTTGGTGTCACGGGCGGCATGTTCGTGTATGGGTGGACATCGTACACTTCCATACACTGGATGGCACCCACCGTCGGCCTGGCGATGGTAGGGTTTGGGACGACGGCGGTCATTGTTGGCAATGCTAACTATCTCATCGACGCGTACAGCAAGTATGCTGCGAGCGCCCTCGGGGCAGTGGGTTTCGTCGAGAACATCTCTATCGCCTTTGTACCTCTGGCCGCAGCAGCCTTGTACACGAATATTGGGTTTCAGTGGGCCAGCTCGCTGCTTGCATTTGTGTCTTTGGCCCTGGTGGCAACTCCTTTTGTGGTCCTCCAATGGGGAAAAGAGATCAGATCTTATAGCCCTTTCATGCAGGAGGCCACTGTAGAGCGGAGGAGCGTCAATGCCGCGGCCGCAGGTGTATAG